A region of Eschrichtius robustus isolate mEscRob2 chromosome 19, mEscRob2.pri, whole genome shotgun sequence DNA encodes the following proteins:
- the CMTR2 gene encoding cap-specific mRNA (nucleoside-2'-O-)-methyltransferase 2, which translates to MSKCRKLPLGSSPATFSPDVLADVFELFAKNFSYGKPLNNEWQLPDSSEIFTCDHTEFSVFLDLKNSLNEVKNLLSDKKLDEWHEHTAFTNKAGKIISHVRKSVNAELCTQAWCKFHEILCSFPLIPQEAFQNGKLNSLHLCEAPGAFIASLNHYLKSHRFPCDWSWVANTLNPYHEANDNLKMIMDDRLIANTLHCWYFGPDNTGDIMTLKYLTGLQNFISSMATVHLITADGSFDCQGNPGEQEALVSSLHYCEAVTALLTLGSGGSFVLKMFTLFEHCSINLMYLLNCSFDKVHVFKPATSKAGNSEVYVVCLYYKGREAIYPLLSKMVLNFGPEMTRKALFPHHMIPESFLKRHEECCVFFHKYQLETISENIRLFECMGEGEQAKLNSLRDYAVQYFMQKFQLKALSRNNWLVKKSNIGCSTNTKWFGQRNRYFKTYNERKMLETLSWKDKVAKGYFNSWAEEHAAYHPGQSSLLEGTASNLECHLWQILQGKKLPRVNCSPFCDGEILKALNEAIEKSLGGALNLDSKFRPKQQYCCSCHIFSEELVFSELFSLTKCLQDEQDVEPSNQVKCLLVGFPALQHVKIHIPLEVQLLESAELMTFSCSLLHDGDPTYQQLFLDCLLHSLQQLHTGDIMILPVLSCFTRFMAGLIFVLHSCFRFITFSCPTSSEPLKTCAVLLCVGYQDLPNPVFQYLQNVNELLSALVNSDAPQQVLRFVPMEVLLKGTLLDFLWDLNATIAKRHLHLIIQGEREEIISSLQL; encoded by the coding sequence atgagTAAGTGCAGAAAGCTAccactgggttcaagtcctgcgACATTCAGCCCAGATGTTCTTGCTGATGTTTTTGAACTCTTTGCCAAGAACTTTTCTTATGGCAAGCCACTTAATAATGAGTGGCAGTTACCAGATTCCAGTGAGATTTTCACCTGTGACCACACGGAATTCAGTGTGTTTCTTGATTTGAAGAACTCCCTAAATGAAGTGAAAAACCTACTGAGTGATAAGAAATTGGATGAGTGGCATGAGCACACGGCTTTCActaataaagctgggaaaataaTTTCTCATGTGAGAAAATCTGTGAATGCTGAACTTTGTACTCAAGCATGGTGTAAGTTTCATGAAATTTTGTGTAGCTTTCCACTTATTCCACAGGAAGCTTTTCAGAATGGAAAACTGAATTCTCTACACCTTTGTGAAGCTCCTGGAGCTTTTATAGCTAGTCTCAATCACTACTTAAAATCCCATCGATTCCCCTGTGATTGGAGTTGGGTGGCTAATACTTTGAATCCATAccatgaagcaaatgacaatctTAAGATGATTATGGATGACCGACTTATTGCAAATACCTTGCATTGCTGGTACTTTGGTCCAGATAACACCGGCGATATCATGACCCTGAAATATCTGACTGGACTTCAGAATTTCATAAGCAGCATGGCTACCGTTCACTTGATCACTGCAGATGGAAGTTTTGATTGCCAAGGAAACCCAGGTGAACAAGAAGCTTTAGTCTCTTCTTTGCATTACTGTGAAGCTGTCACTGCTCTGTTGACTCTTGGAAGTGGTGGCTCTTTTGTTCTGAAGATGTTTACTTTGTTTGAACATTGTTCCATAAACCTGATGTACCTGCTAAACTGTTCTTTTGACAAAGTCCATGTTTTCAAACCTGCTACCAGCAAGGCAGGAAACTCAGAAGTCTATGTGGTATGTCTCTACTATAAGGGAAGAGAGGCAATCTATCCTCTTTTATCTAAGATGGTGCTGAATTTTGGGCCTGAAATGACCAGGAAAgctctctttccccatcacatgATTCCCGAATCTTTTCTTAAAAGACATGAAGAATGTTGTGTGTTCTTTCATAAATACCAGCTAGAGACTATTTCTGAGAACATTCGTCTGTTTGAGTGCATGGGAGAAGGGGAACAAGCAAAGCTGAATAGTTTAAGGGACTATGCTGTTCAGTATTTCATGCAAAAGTTTCAATTGAAGGCTCTTTCCAGAAATAATTGGCTAGTGAAAAAATCTAATATTGGTTGTAGTACAAATACAAAATGGTTTGGGCAGaggaacagatattttaaaacctACAATGAAAGGAAAATGCTGGAAACCCTTTCATGGAAAGATAAGGTGGCCAAAGGGTACTTTAATAGTTGGGCTGAAGAACATGCTGCATATCATCCTGGGCAAAGTTCTCTTTTAGAAGGGACAGCTTCCAATCTTGAGTGTCACTTATGGCAGATTTTACAGGGAAAGAAACTGCCAAGGGTAAACTGTTCTCCTTTCTGTGATGGTGAAATTTTAAAGGCTCTTAATGAAGCAATTGAAAAGTCATTGGGAGGAGCCTTGAATTTGGATTCCAAGTTCAGGCCAAAACAGCAGTATTGTTGTTCTTgtcacattttttctgaagaattgGTATTTTCTGAGTTGTTTAGCCTTACAAAATGCCTTCAGGATGAGCAGGATGTAGAACCCAGCAACCAAGTAAAGTGCCTGCTTGTGGGTTTTCCAGCTCTCCAACATGTCAAAATACATATACCATTGGAAGTTCAACTCTTGGAATCAGCTGAACTCATGACTTTTAGCTGTTCATTGCTTCATGATGGAGACCCAACTTACCAGCAGTTATTTTTGGACTGCCTTCTACATTCATTGCAGCAGCTTCATACAGGAGATATTATGATTTTGCCTGTACTTTCTTGTTTTACAAGATttatggctggtttgatctttGTACTCCACAGCTGTTTTAGATTCATCACGTTTTCTTGTCCCACATCTTCCGAGCCCCTGAAGACTTGTGCAGTCCTGCTTTGTGTTGGTTATCAAGACCTTCCAAACCCAGTTTTCCAGTATCTGCAGAATGTGAATGAATTGTTGAGCGCTTTGGTTAACTCTGATGCACCCCAGCAGGTTTTACGGTTTGTGCCAATGGAGGTGCTCCTTAAGGGCACACTACTTGATTTTTTGTGGGATTTGAATGCTACCATTGCCAAAAGGCATTTGCATTTGATTattcaaggagagagagaagaaatcatCAGCAGCCTTCAGTTATGA